The following proteins are co-located in the Deinococcus apachensis DSM 19763 genome:
- the xdhC gene encoding xanthine dehydrogenase accessory protein XdhC — protein MPGWLDAVQTLSERGEPGVLVTVAAVRGHAPREAGAKMVVSREATWDSVGGGNLEATAVERARALIACGASTPELLTLRLTDRAPNEYGRQCCGGEVTLLLEPLRTGRPTLAVFGVGHVGLELARFLSRLEVNLHLIDSRAAQLTPERLAPLQDAPARLHIHHAPIPEMVLAEVPPGTHLVILTHDHAEDAALCDAALRRSDLGFTGLIGSRAKWARFREQLRALGHTEAGLARITTPVGLPGIRGKSPAVIALSMAAQLQTVLEAAEPVSFSPTQRTP, from the coding sequence ATGCCGGGCTGGCTGGACGCGGTGCAAACTCTCTCCGAACGCGGCGAGCCGGGCGTCCTCGTCACCGTCGCGGCGGTACGGGGCCACGCTCCCCGGGAGGCGGGCGCGAAGATGGTCGTCTCCCGTGAGGCGACCTGGGACAGCGTGGGCGGCGGCAACCTGGAGGCGACCGCCGTGGAACGCGCCCGCGCCCTGATCGCCTGCGGGGCCTCCACCCCCGAACTCCTCACCCTGCGCCTGACCGACCGCGCCCCGAACGAGTACGGGCGGCAGTGCTGCGGCGGCGAGGTGACGCTGCTGCTCGAACCGCTCAGGACTGGGCGGCCCACCCTGGCCGTCTTCGGGGTGGGGCACGTGGGTCTGGAACTCGCACGCTTCCTTTCGCGGCTGGAGGTCAATCTTCACCTGATCGACTCGCGGGCCGCGCAGCTCACACCCGAGCGGCTGGCCCCCCTGCAGGACGCTCCCGCCCGCCTCCACATCCACCACGCCCCCATTCCCGAGATGGTGCTGGCCGAGGTGCCTCCCGGCACCCACCTCGTCATCCTGACCCACGATCACGCGGAGGACGCCGCCCTGTGCGACGCGGCCCTGCGCCGGTCCGACCTGGGCTTTACCGGCCTGATCGGGTCTCGGGCCAAGTGGGCGCGGTTCCGCGAGCAACTGCGGGCGCTGGGCCACACCGAGGCTGGCCTCGCCCGGATCACCACGCCCGTCGGCCTTCCCGGTATTCGCGGCAAAAGTCCGGCGGTCATCGCCCTGAGCATGGCCGCCCAGCTTCAGACCGTGCTGGAAGCCGCCGAACCCGTCTCCTTCTCCCCAACTCAAAGGACTCCATGA
- a CDS encoding sensor histidine kinase produces MTLPAQVRPDDLLLALPRPACLTDDAAVILAANPAFKARVPAPPTGRFLLDTLNFSGAARRRAQAGWEAARERGEPLVTAFAPPAGWCARWEAGPLGGGVWLHTFEEAREETGTLAALLAEAFDQAPIGFALFDADGRYLRVNDTLAGMNGLPAGAHVGRTVGELLPGLPAEVTRRLGDTLRQGTRGSPVEVLGQTPATPGEPRAWLVDQYPLHGPDGGVVGAAGLAIDITERRRAELALRTQARTLREQTELLALANETVIVRDPVSRVVEWNPAAEALYGYAAGEARGQVTHSLLRTRFPESREAVDRALFGAGFWEGELTHLRRGGEEIVVLSRQAVQRDERGRVRAILEVNWDITARKRAEQRLEDLNRTLERRVAERTAELIATNEELEAFAYTVAHDLRAPLRSIGGFAHAVREDHAGTLDEEGQDMLRRIEHNAERLDRLIRDLLAYSHLGRTPLHLGPVRLDGVFGQVLGDLGPEIRARQASVEVASPLPAVLGDEITLRQVAFNLLGNALKFVAPGVRPEVRVWAEPCGERVRVWVEDNGIGVEARHEQRIFRVFERLHTLEEYPGTGVGLAIVKKGVERMNGRVGVRAGERGGSRFWFELPPGPGAA; encoded by the coding sequence TTGACCCTCCCCGCCCAGGTCCGGCCTGACGACCTCCTGCTGGCGCTGCCCCGCCCCGCCTGCCTCACGGACGACGCGGCTGTCATCCTGGCGGCCAACCCGGCGTTCAAGGCACGGGTGCCCGCGCCCCCAACCGGACGGTTCTTGTTAGACACGCTGAACTTCTCTGGCGCCGCGCGGAGACGGGCGCAGGCGGGGTGGGAAGCCGCCCGGGAACGCGGGGAGCCCCTCGTGACCGCCTTCGCCCCCCCGGCGGGCTGGTGCGCGCGCTGGGAGGCGGGACCCCTGGGGGGCGGCGTCTGGCTGCACACCTTCGAGGAGGCCCGGGAGGAGACCGGCACCCTGGCCGCGCTGCTCGCTGAGGCGTTCGACCAGGCGCCCATCGGGTTCGCGTTGTTCGATGCGGACGGGCGCTACCTGCGGGTGAATGACACGCTGGCGGGGATGAACGGCCTGCCCGCCGGGGCGCATGTGGGCCGCACCGTCGGCGAGCTGCTGCCCGGCCTCCCCGCCGAGGTCACGCGCCGCCTGGGGGACACCCTTCGCCAGGGCACCCGGGGGAGCCCGGTCGAGGTGCTGGGCCAGACTCCCGCCACCCCCGGCGAGCCACGGGCCTGGCTGGTGGACCAGTACCCGCTGCACGGGCCGGACGGCGGGGTGGTGGGGGCGGCGGGGCTCGCCATCGACATCACCGAGCGCAGGCGCGCCGAACTCGCGCTCCGGACGCAGGCGCGCACCCTGCGCGAACAGACCGAGCTGCTCGCCCTGGCGAACGAGACCGTGATCGTGCGCGACCCCGTGAGCCGGGTGGTGGAGTGGAACCCGGCGGCAGAGGCCCTGTACGGGTACGCGGCCGGGGAGGCGCGCGGGCAGGTGACGCACAGCCTGCTCCGCACCCGCTTTCCCGAGTCGCGGGAGGCGGTCGACCGCGCGCTGTTCGGGGCGGGCTTCTGGGAGGGCGAACTCACGCATCTGCGGCGGGGCGGGGAGGAGATCGTCGTGCTGAGCCGCCAGGCCGTGCAGCGCGACGAGCGCGGCAGGGTGCGGGCCATCCTGGAGGTCAACTGGGACATCACGGCCCGCAAACGCGCCGAGCAGCGGCTGGAGGACCTCAACCGGACCCTGGAGCGCCGGGTGGCCGAGCGCACCGCGGAGCTGATCGCCACGAACGAGGAGCTGGAGGCGTTCGCCTACACCGTCGCACACGACCTGCGCGCGCCGCTGCGCTCCATCGGGGGGTTCGCGCACGCCGTGCGGGAGGACCACGCGGGCACGCTGGACGAGGAGGGGCAGGACATGCTGCGGCGCATCGAGCACAACGCCGAGCGCCTGGACCGGCTGATCCGCGACCTCCTGGCCTACAGCCACCTGGGCCGCACGCCGCTGCACCTCGGGCCGGTGCGGCTGGACGGGGTCTTCGGGCAGGTGCTGGGGGACCTCGGGCCGGAGATCCGCGCCCGGCAGGCGTCGGTGGAGGTCGCCTCGCCCCTGCCCGCGGTGCTGGGGGACGAGATAACGCTGCGCCAGGTGGCGTTCAACCTGCTCGGCAACGCCCTGAAGTTCGTCGCCCCCGGGGTGCGGCCCGAGGTGCGCGTGTGGGCCGAGCCGTGCGGCGAGCGGGTCCGGGTGTGGGTGGAGGACAACGGCATCGGGGTGGAGGCGCGGCACGAGCAGCGCATCTTCCGGGTGTTCGAGCGGCTGCACACCCTGGAGGAATACCCTGGGACCGGGGTGGGGCTCGCCATCGTGAAAAAAGGGGTGGAGCGGATGAACGGCCGGGTGGGCGTCAGGGCGGGTGAGCGCGGCGGGAGCCGCTTCTGGTTCGAGTTGCCCCCCGGCCCGGGGGCGGCGTGA
- a CDS encoding sensor histidine kinase: MQSAPFLQANQEHPEVETLLLEATERLGAARSWADVGQALRDLLVPRVASACWLDLGEGWADAAPPEAHEWKVPLRCRGEPLGILHVAAHPALDPARVGTLLTLLADRAGAELGLLAGPGAPEADSVLERAVEARTLQFFRASSELAARNRALEAFAALSRELATETDERRLVTRAQERLLALLPEGVSAYLEPEGDLWRLRSLVGDPRSEALRETLERGVPRGALATLERAFAEGKAAFEGVVPDRHGDPAHPLAHVGALAVLPLSVGGEARGVIAVAIFRQRTWQEADRALLVTAVRQLQTGLERSEALAQVARQHAQLEARAGELADLNRELEAFSYSVSHDLRAPLRHIAGFADLARGLPPGPDGRLERYLDHIATAAARMSALIESLLTHARLGRQEVRRVNVDLAALVQGVRLELAPDEEGRQVTWQVGALPGVPGDPGLLRLVLQNLLSNALKYTRGREHAVISVTAEVTGDEVLLAVSDNGAGFDPQYADRLFTPFGRLHRQEDFEGTGVGLANVRRIVTRHGGRVWAEGRPGEGATFFVAFPLG, translated from the coding sequence GTGCAGAGCGCTCCTTTCCTCCAGGCGAACCAGGAGCACCCCGAGGTGGAGACCCTGCTGCTGGAGGCGACCGAGCGGCTGGGGGCGGCGCGCAGCTGGGCGGATGTGGGGCAGGCGCTGCGGGACCTGCTCGTGCCGCGCGTGGCGAGCGCCTGCTGGCTGGACCTCGGGGAGGGGTGGGCGGATGCGGCCCCGCCCGAGGCGCACGAATGGAAGGTCCCCCTGCGCTGCCGCGGGGAGCCGCTGGGCATCCTCCACGTCGCGGCGCACCCGGCGCTCGACCCGGCCCGGGTCGGGACGCTGCTGACGCTGCTCGCCGACCGTGCGGGCGCGGAGCTGGGGCTGCTCGCGGGGCCGGGGGCGCCGGAGGCGGACAGCGTGCTGGAGCGCGCGGTGGAGGCCCGCACGCTGCAATTCTTCCGCGCCAGCAGCGAGCTGGCGGCGCGCAACCGCGCGCTGGAGGCCTTCGCGGCCCTCTCCAGGGAACTGGCGACCGAGACCGACGAGCGCCGCCTCGTGACGCGCGCCCAGGAGAGGCTGCTGGCCCTGCTGCCCGAGGGGGTGAGCGCGTACCTGGAACCGGAGGGTGACCTGTGGCGGCTGCGTTCCCTGGTGGGCGACCCGCGCAGCGAGGCCCTGCGCGAGACGCTGGAGCGCGGGGTGCCGCGTGGGGCCCTCGCCACGCTGGAGCGGGCGTTCGCGGAGGGGAAGGCCGCGTTCGAGGGCGTGGTGCCCGACCGGCATGGCGACCCGGCGCACCCCCTGGCCCACGTGGGCGCGCTCGCCGTGCTGCCGCTGTCGGTCGGGGGGGAGGCGCGGGGCGTGATCGCGGTGGCGATCTTCCGGCAGCGCACCTGGCAGGAGGCCGACCGGGCGCTGCTGGTCACCGCCGTGCGGCAACTGCAAACCGGGCTGGAGCGCTCGGAGGCCCTGGCGCAGGTCGCGCGGCAGCACGCGCAGCTGGAGGCGCGCGCCGGTGAACTCGCCGACCTCAACCGGGAGCTGGAGGCTTTCTCGTACTCGGTGTCGCACGACCTGCGGGCACCTCTGCGTCACATCGCGGGCTTCGCGGACCTGGCACGCGGGCTGCCGCCCGGACCGGACGGGCGCCTGGAGCGGTACCTGGACCACATCGCCACCGCGGCGGCCCGCATGTCGGCGCTGATCGAGTCGCTGCTCACGCACGCGCGGCTGGGCCGCCAGGAGGTGCGGCGGGTCAACGTGGACCTCGCGGCCCTGGTGCAGGGTGTGCGCCTGGAACTCGCGCCCGACGAGGAAGGGCGGCAGGTGACGTGGCAGGTGGGCGCCCTGCCCGGGGTGCCCGGCGATCCCGGTCTGCTGCGCCTCGTGCTGCAAAACCTGCTGTCGAACGCCCTCAAGTACACGCGCGGGCGCGAACACGCCGTGATCAGCGTGACGGCGGAGGTCACGGGTGACGAGGTATTGCTCGCCGTGAGCGACAACGGGGCGGGTTTCGATCCGCAGTACGCCGACCGGCTGTTCACGCCCTTTGGCCGCCTGCACCGACAGGAGGACTTCGAGGGCACCGGTGTGGGCCTGGCAAACGTGCGCCGCATCGTGACCCGCCACGGCGGCCGCGTCTGGGCCGAGGGGCGGCCGGGGGAGGGCGCGACCTTCTTCGTGGCTTTTCCGCTAGGCTGA
- a CDS encoding xanthine dehydrogenase small subunit gives MNSITLTVNGVPCEARDVRPHTTLLNWLRDQGLTGSKEGCAEGECGACAVLVARPAEGGGTRLESVNSCLVLLAALNGGEVVTAEGLGTPGHLHPVQRELAVRGGSQCGYCTPGFVVSMAAEYYRQGRPADDFDIHALSGNLCRCTGYRPIVDAARALGSPAEEDLLTQRRSEAPPLPQPTHLQTPDGEFHRPTTLAEALDLLAAQPGAVLLAGGTDWGVDVNLRHSRAAITVALDGLPELQTLTWNPDHLEIGAGLTLSDIERRLAGRVPLLAEWLPLFASRLIRNSATLGGNLGTASPIGDSPPVLLALDARVVLVSASGEREVPLADYFTGYRRTVRRGDELIRAVGIPLPLAPLSGFYKIAKRRFDDISSVAVGIALDLDGEVVRSVRIGLGGVAATPIRAYATEEVLISQPWNERTVREAARVLRGEGTPLDDHRASAAYRAAMLEQALLKFYFQKPAQEVTA, from the coding sequence ATGAACAGCATCACCCTGACTGTGAATGGCGTGCCGTGCGAGGCGCGGGATGTGCGGCCTCACACCACCCTGCTGAACTGGCTGCGCGACCAGGGTCTGACCGGCAGCAAGGAAGGCTGCGCGGAGGGGGAATGCGGGGCCTGCGCGGTGCTGGTGGCCCGCCCGGCGGAGGGAGGCGGCACGCGGCTGGAATCCGTGAACAGTTGTCTAGTACTTCTCGCCGCCCTCAATGGGGGAGAGGTCGTGACCGCCGAGGGGCTGGGCACGCCGGGCCATCTGCACCCCGTCCAGCGCGAACTCGCCGTACGGGGCGGCAGCCAGTGCGGCTACTGCACCCCCGGTTTCGTGGTCAGCATGGCCGCCGAGTATTACCGGCAGGGCCGACCCGCCGACGACTTCGACATTCACGCCCTGAGCGGGAATCTCTGCCGCTGCACAGGGTACCGCCCCATTGTGGACGCGGCGCGGGCGCTGGGCAGCCCCGCCGAAGAGGATCTGCTCACCCAGCGCCGGTCGGAGGCCCCGCCCCTCCCGCAGCCCACCCACCTCCAGACTCCTGACGGCGAGTTTCATCGGCCCACCACGCTGGCCGAGGCCCTTGACCTGCTCGCCGCGCAGCCCGGGGCCGTGCTCCTGGCAGGGGGCACCGACTGGGGGGTGGACGTGAATCTCCGGCACTCGCGCGCGGCCATCACGGTGGCCCTGGACGGCCTGCCCGAATTGCAAACCCTGACCTGGAATCCGGACCACCTGGAGATCGGCGCGGGCCTGACGCTCTCGGACATCGAGCGGCGGCTGGCAGGCCGGGTGCCGTTGCTGGCCGAATGGCTTCCCCTCTTTGCCTCGCGCCTGATTCGCAACAGCGCCACGCTGGGGGGCAACCTGGGCACGGCCAGTCCCATCGGGGACAGCCCGCCCGTGCTGCTCGCGCTGGACGCGCGGGTGGTGCTGGTCTCCGCTTCGGGTGAGCGCGAGGTGCCCCTGGCCGACTACTTCACGGGCTACCGCCGCACGGTGCGCCGGGGGGACGAACTCATCCGCGCCGTGGGAATCCCACTGCCCCTCGCGCCCCTGAGCGGCTTCTACAAGATCGCCAAGCGCCGCTTCGACGACATCTCCAGCGTGGCGGTCGGCATCGCGCTGGACCTCGACGGGGAGGTGGTGCGCTCGGTCCGGATCGGGCTGGGAGGAGTGGCGGCTACACCTATTCGAGCTTATGCCACCGAGGAAGTCCTGATCAGTCAGCCGTGGAATGAGCGGACCGTCCGCGAGGCGGCCCGGGTCCTGCGTGGAGAGGGCACGCCGCTGGACGACCACCGCGCCAGTGCGGCCTACCGTGCGGCGATGCTGGAACAGGCCCTGCTGAAGTTCTACTTCCAGAAGCCCGCCCAGGAGGTGACCGCATGA
- a CDS encoding Type 1 glutamine amidotransferase-like domain-containing protein — translation MKLLLTSAGIKNASIHNALVDLLGKPIAEASALCIPTAGYGHPQTNPGHAWRFISGQEPRCPMTELGWKSLGVLELTALPSIGEERWVPWVQETDVLLVNGGDALYLCHWLRESGLADLLPSLRETVWVGLSAGSMVMTPRIGRYFVEWMSPTGSDETLGTVDFSIFPHLDHPDLPGNTMAAAERWAAEIQGPAYAIDDQTAIRVQGGSAEVVSEGHWKLFTP, via the coding sequence ATGAAACTTCTGCTTACTTCCGCTGGGATCAAAAATGCCAGCATCCACAACGCGCTGGTCGACCTCCTGGGCAAGCCGATTGCTGAGGCCAGTGCCCTGTGCATTCCCACTGCGGGATACGGGCACCCCCAGACCAATCCGGGTCATGCCTGGCGGTTCATCAGTGGACAAGAACCCAGGTGCCCGATGACCGAGCTGGGATGGAAGTCTCTGGGCGTGCTGGAACTCACCGCACTGCCCAGCATCGGTGAAGAGCGCTGGGTCCCCTGGGTCCAGGAGACGGACGTCCTGCTGGTGAATGGGGGCGACGCTCTGTACCTGTGTCACTGGCTGCGGGAGTCTGGGTTGGCGGACCTCCTGCCGTCGCTACGCGAGACCGTTTGGGTGGGGCTGAGCGCCGGGAGCATGGTGATGACCCCGCGCATCGGGAGGTACTTCGTCGAGTGGATGTCGCCTACTGGGAGCGACGAAACGCTGGGCACCGTCGACTTCTCGATCTTCCCGCATCTGGATCACCCGGACCTGCCGGGAAACACCATGGCCGCCGCAGAGAGGTGGGCGGCTGAGATCCAGGGTCCAGCGTACGCGATTGACGATCAGACGGCCATCAGGGTGCAGGGCGGCTCCGCCGAAGTCGTTTCTGAGGGGCATTGGAAGCTGTTTACGCCCTGA
- the xdhB gene encoding xanthine dehydrogenase molybdopterin binding subunit, whose protein sequence is MTSLYERPPGGAVGEAIPHESAEGHVTGHALYTDDLGVRLQNLLHAWPLQAPHAHARVTRLHITPALEVPGVVRVLTAADVPGLNDAGVKHDELLFPSEVMYHGQAVCWVLAESSEAARLGAQTIEVEYEPLPAILTLQEAIGAQSFQGAQSTVRRGDVEHGLTQATHIFEGEFEMGGQEHFYLETNASLAQVDEWGQVFVQSSTQHPTETQEIVAHVLGLPSHAVTVQCLRMGGGFGGKEMQPHGYAAVAALGAVLTGRPVRLRLNRQQDLTLTGKRHPFHASWKVGFDADGRLLALRATLTSDGGWSLDLSEPVMARALCHIDNAYFIPHVEVHGRIARTNKTSQTAFRGFGGPQGMLVIEDILGRCAPLLGLEAHELRARNFYQPGESTPYGQPVRHAERMHEVWDTLLSRSDFVARQEEVRAFNAAHPHVKRGLAVTPVKFGISFNFTAYNQAGALVHVYKDGSVLINHGGTEMGQGLHTKMLQVAATALGVPLSCVRLAPTRTDKVPNTSATAASSGADLNGGAVKDACEQIKERLAAVAAGSLSAKGKAKVGTLGIHPGDVRFEGGRVFPVGYPELGLDFREVVHDAYHLRTQLWAAGYYRTPGLHWDREAMRGEPFKYFSYGAAVSEVEVDGFTGAYRLRRVDILHDVGDSLSPLIDLGQVEGGFVQGAGWLTLEDLRWDTSDGPYRGRLATQAASTYKLPSLSEMPEVFNVALLERATESGVVYGSKAVGEPPLMLAISVREALRQAAAAFGLGERSTLLASPATPEAVFWALDAARQASVRTEVAAD, encoded by the coding sequence ATGACCAGCCTGTACGAACGTCCGCCGGGGGGCGCCGTGGGCGAGGCCATCCCCCACGAGAGCGCCGAGGGGCACGTCACCGGGCACGCGCTGTACACCGACGACCTGGGCGTGCGCCTCCAGAACCTCCTCCACGCCTGGCCGCTCCAGGCGCCGCACGCCCACGCCCGCGTGACCCGGCTGCACATCACCCCAGCGCTGGAGGTGCCCGGCGTCGTCCGCGTCCTCACCGCCGCCGACGTACCCGGCCTGAACGACGCGGGGGTGAAGCACGACGAGCTGCTGTTTCCGTCCGAAGTCATGTACCACGGCCAGGCGGTCTGCTGGGTCCTCGCCGAGAGCAGCGAGGCCGCCCGGCTGGGCGCGCAGACCATTGAGGTCGAGTACGAACCGCTGCCCGCCATCCTGACCCTTCAGGAGGCCATCGGGGCGCAGTCCTTCCAGGGCGCCCAGTCCACCGTGAGGCGGGGCGACGTGGAACACGGCCTCACGCAGGCCACCCACATCTTCGAGGGTGAGTTCGAGATGGGTGGCCAGGAGCACTTCTACCTGGAGACGAACGCCTCGCTCGCGCAGGTGGACGAGTGGGGGCAGGTCTTCGTGCAGAGCAGTACCCAGCACCCCACCGAGACGCAGGAGATCGTGGCGCATGTCCTCGGGCTTCCCAGTCATGCGGTCACCGTCCAGTGCCTGCGGATGGGCGGCGGCTTCGGCGGCAAGGAGATGCAGCCGCACGGGTACGCGGCGGTGGCCGCCCTCGGAGCTGTTCTGACCGGCCGCCCCGTTCGCCTCCGCCTGAATCGTCAGCAGGACCTCACCCTGACGGGCAAGCGCCACCCCTTCCACGCGAGCTGGAAGGTCGGCTTCGACGCGGACGGACGCCTGCTCGCCCTCCGGGCCACCCTCACCTCCGACGGGGGGTGGAGCCTCGATCTCTCCGAGCCGGTAATGGCGCGGGCGCTGTGCCACATCGACAACGCCTACTTCATCCCGCATGTGGAGGTTCACGGCCGGATCGCCAGGACGAACAAGACCTCCCAGACGGCCTTCCGGGGCTTCGGCGGGCCGCAGGGGATGCTGGTGATCGAGGACATCCTGGGCCGCTGCGCGCCGCTGCTGGGCCTGGAGGCGCACGAGCTGCGGGCGCGCAACTTCTACCAGCCGGGTGAGAGCACACCCTACGGCCAGCCTGTCCGCCACGCCGAGCGGATGCATGAGGTGTGGGACACGCTCCTCTCCCGCTCCGACTTCGTCGCCCGTCAGGAAGAGGTGCGGGCCTTCAATGCCGCCCATCCCCACGTCAAGCGCGGCCTTGCCGTCACCCCCGTCAAGTTCGGCATCTCCTTCAACTTCACGGCATACAACCAGGCGGGCGCCCTCGTCCACGTGTACAAGGACGGCTCGGTCCTCATCAACCACGGCGGCACCGAGATGGGGCAGGGGCTGCACACGAAGATGCTTCAGGTGGCCGCAACCGCGCTCGGCGTCCCGCTCTCCTGCGTTCGCCTGGCCCCCACCCGCACGGACAAGGTGCCCAACACCTCCGCGACGGCGGCGAGCAGCGGCGCGGACCTCAACGGCGGCGCGGTCAAGGACGCCTGCGAGCAGATCAAGGAACGGCTGGCAGCCGTGGCGGCGGGGTCGCTGAGCGCGAAGGGCAAGGCGAAGGTGGGCACCCTCGGCATCCACCCGGGGGACGTGCGCTTCGAGGGCGGGCGCGTCTTCCCGGTCGGGTACCCCGAACTCGGCCTGGACTTCCGCGAGGTCGTCCACGACGCCTATCACCTGCGAACTCAGCTCTGGGCGGCGGGCTACTACCGCACGCCCGGCCTGCACTGGGACCGAGAGGCGATGCGCGGCGAGCCCTTCAAATACTTCTCGTACGGTGCCGCCGTCTCCGAGGTCGAGGTGGACGGTTTCACCGGGGCCTACCGCCTGCGCCGGGTGGACATCCTGCACGACGTGGGAGACAGCCTCTCGCCGCTGATCGACCTCGGGCAGGTGGAGGGCGGCTTCGTGCAGGGGGCGGGGTGGCTGACCCTGGAGGACCTGCGCTGGGACACCTCGGACGGGCCTTACCGGGGTCGCCTCGCCACCCAGGCCGCGAGCACCTACAAGCTGCCCAGCCTCTCGGAGATGCCGGAGGTGTTCAACGTCGCCCTGCTGGAACGCGCCACCGAGAGCGGCGTGGTCTACGGCTCCAAGGCGGTCGGCGAGCCCCCCCTGATGCTGGCGATCAGCGTGCGCGAGGCGCTGCGGCAGGCGGCGGCAGCTTTTGGTCTCGGGGAGCGTTCCACCCTCCTCGCCAGCCCCGCCACACCGGAGGCCGTGTTCTGGGCACTGGACGCGGCCCGGCAGGCGAGCGTCCGAACTGAAGTGGCGGCGGACTGA
- a CDS encoding response regulator yields MSADVLLIEDSADDVLFIRRAFRAAEADVALRVACDGEQALEALGAERVPDLILLDLKLPRVGGLEVLSWLRAQAHLALVPVVVLTGSHEPQDVRGAYELGANSYLVKPVNAEALRHLVGTLGAYWLRLNTRPPGR; encoded by the coding sequence GTGAGCGCGGACGTGTTGCTCATCGAGGACAGCGCGGACGACGTGCTGTTCATCCGGCGGGCCTTTCGAGCCGCCGAGGCCGACGTGGCGCTGCGGGTCGCCTGCGACGGCGAGCAGGCCCTGGAGGCGCTGGGCGCGGAGCGCGTGCCGGACCTGATCCTGCTCGACCTGAAGCTGCCGCGCGTGGGCGGCCTGGAAGTGCTGTCCTGGCTGCGCGCCCAAGCGCACCTCGCGCTGGTACCGGTGGTGGTGCTCACCGGGTCGCACGAGCCGCAGGACGTGCGCGGCGCGTACGAGCTGGGCGCCAACTCGTACCTCGTCAAGCCCGTGAACGCCGAGGCGCTGCGCCACCTGGTGGGAACTCTGGGGGCATACTGGCTGCGCCTCAACACCCGGCCCCCGGGCCGCTGA
- the guaD gene encoding guanine deaminase, whose amino-acid sequence MKLYRAALMHTPTSPFADPAALRTHDDGALLVEDGRIVACGDYPEVRAAHPEAEVVDLRGGVLLPGFVDTHVHYPQVRVLGGLGMGLLEWLDKNTLPEEARLADDTYARSVAREFLSALAANGTTTALVFGSHYASAMDVFFGEAGASGLRVVAGQVVSDRLLRPELHTTPERTYAEGKALIERWHGVGRSLYAVTPRFSLSTSENVLDACASLLAEFPDVRFTSHINESPREVETVRGLFTGARDYLDTYERAGLVTGRSVLAHNVHPTDRELGVMAERRCAAAHCPCSNSSLGSGLFPLRRHLRAGVHVSLGTDVGGGTGFSMLKEGLQAYFMQQLLGPEGAPLTPAHLLYLVTRAGARALGLEGLTGDFGEGRAFDAVYLRPPPGGTLDTVLRHADGPERVLADLFTLGTQADVAQVWVGGDVVYRRAFAPQAAHA is encoded by the coding sequence ATGAAGCTCTACCGCGCCGCCCTGATGCACACGCCCACAAGCCCCTTCGCCGATCCCGCTGCGCTGCGAACGCACGATGACGGTGCCCTGCTGGTCGAGGACGGCCGCATCGTGGCCTGCGGCGACTACCCGGAGGTGCGCGCCGCCCATCCCGAGGCCGAGGTCGTGGACCTGCGCGGCGGCGTGCTGCTCCCCGGCTTCGTGGACACCCACGTGCATTACCCCCAGGTGCGGGTGCTGGGCGGCCTGGGGATGGGGCTGCTGGAGTGGCTGGACAAAAATACATTGCCCGAGGAGGCCCGGCTGGCGGACGACACCTACGCCCGCAGCGTGGCCCGCGAGTTCCTGTCCGCCCTCGCGGCGAACGGCACCACGACCGCGCTCGTCTTCGGCAGCCACTATGCCTCCGCGATGGACGTGTTCTTCGGCGAGGCGGGGGCGAGTGGCCTGCGGGTCGTCGCCGGGCAGGTCGTCTCCGACCGCTTGCTGCGCCCCGAGCTCCACACGACCCCGGAGCGGACCTACGCCGAGGGCAAAGCGCTGATTGAGCGCTGGCACGGGGTCGGACGCAGCCTCTACGCCGTCACCCCGCGCTTCTCCCTGTCCACCAGTGAGAATGTTCTCGACGCCTGCGCCTCCCTGCTCGCCGAATTCCCGGACGTACGCTTCACCTCCCACATCAACGAGAGCCCGCGCGAGGTCGAGACGGTGCGGGGGCTCTTTACGGGCGCCCGCGACTACCTCGACACCTACGAGCGGGCGGGGCTGGTGACCGGCCGCTCCGTCCTCGCCCACAATGTCCACCCCACCGACCGCGAACTTGGCGTGATGGCCGAGCGCCGCTGCGCGGCCGCCCACTGCCCGTGCAGCAACTCGTCGCTGGGGAGCGGCCTGTTCCCGCTGCGGCGCCACCTGCGGGCCGGGGTCCACGTCTCGCTGGGCACCGACGTGGGGGGCGGCACCGGCTTTTCGATGCTCAAGGAGGGGCTCCAGGCCTACTTCATGCAGCAGCTTCTGGGACCGGAGGGGGCGCCGCTGACCCCGGCCCACCTGCTCTACCTCGTCACCCGGGCGGGGGCGCGGGCGCTGGGGCTGGAGGGGCTGACCGGGGACTTCGGCGAGGGCCGGGCCTTCGACGCCGTGTACCTGCGCCCGCCTCCCGGGGGCACCCTGGACACGGTCCTGCGGCACGCGGACGGCCCGGAGCGCGTGCTGGCCGACCTCTTCACCCTCGGCACCCAGGCCGATGTGGCGCAGGTGTGGGTGGGGGGCGACGTGGTATACCGCCGGGCCTTCGCGCCCCAGGCGGCCCACGCCTGA